In a genomic window of Tenuifilum sp. 4138str:
- a CDS encoding DNA-directed RNA polymerase subunit omega has protein sequence MDIKKINAPVNTVTRDLDKLDRETGNIYQSVRIIAKRANKISIDMKQELNRKLEEFAYYTDNLEEVFENREQIEISKFYERLPKPTLIAAQEFLDGKLHYEFKEEQTSESEA, from the coding sequence ATGGACATCAAGAAAATCAATGCACCAGTTAACACAGTAACCCGCGATTTGGATAAGTTGGATAGGGAAACAGGCAATATCTACCAATCGGTTCGGATAATTGCCAAACGTGCCAATAAGATTAGCATTGATATGAAGCAGGAGCTTAACCGTAAGCTCGAGGAATTTGCTTACTATACCGATAACCTTGAAGAGGTTTTTGAAAACCGTGAGCAAATTGAGATTTCAAAGTTCTATGAGCGTCTTCCCAAACCTACACTCATAGCAGCACAAGAGTTTCTGGATGGAAAGCTGCACTATGAGTTTAAGGAAGAACAAACTTCCGAGAGTGAGGCTTAA
- a CDS encoding outer membrane protein assembly factor BamD, with protein sequence MKIQGLFKFERIVLLSFIIVLLSSCSGFEKVLKSKDYEYKYKMALEYYKKKDHYRYVTLLEQLQNVYKGTFRADTIDFYLAQGYFHQGDYLLAGHQFDMFRKNYQRSVFTEEAEFMYAYCYYMSSPRPELDQTNTLAAIEAFTEFINRYPNTSRKAEVNKIMVELRDKLVEKSYLSAMLYYKIGDYKAAIVAIRNSIRDYPESKHREELMFHLLKASYLLADNSIESKRRERFQNALDEYYSFISEYPSSKYSSEAKKMYDATMKVLQNLN encoded by the coding sequence ATGAAAATTCAGGGCCTTTTTAAGTTTGAAAGAATTGTATTGCTTTCCTTTATTATTGTTCTTTTATCGTCGTGTAGTGGATTTGAGAAGGTTCTTAAGAGCAAGGACTATGAGTATAAATACAAGATGGCCTTGGAGTACTACAAAAAGAAAGATCATTACCGTTATGTAACCCTACTTGAGCAGCTTCAAAACGTGTATAAGGGTACATTCCGGGCCGACACTATTGATTTTTATTTGGCTCAAGGTTACTTTCACCAGGGCGACTACCTGCTTGCAGGTCATCAGTTCGATATGTTCCGTAAAAACTATCAGCGCAGCGTTTTTACCGAGGAGGCTGAATTCATGTATGCTTACTGTTACTACATGTCGTCGCCAAGGCCTGAGCTGGATCAGACCAATACCCTTGCGGCCATTGAGGCTTTTACTGAATTTATAAATCGATACCCCAATACCTCCCGTAAGGCCGAGGTGAATAAGATAATGGTTGAATTGCGCGATAAACTGGTTGAAAAATCGTACCTTAGCGCAATGCTTTACTACAAGATTGGCGATTACAAGGCAGCTATTGTAGCAATTCGAAATAGTATAAGGGACTACCCTGAAAGTAAGCACCGCGAGGAGTTAATGTTTCATCTACTTAAAGCATCGTACCTTTTAGCCGATAATAGTATTGAGAGCAAGCGTAGGGAACGTTTTCAGAATGCGCTTGATGAGTACTACTCCTTTATCAGTGAATACCCAAGTTCAAAGTACTCGAGCGAGGCAAAAAAAATGTACGATGCTACCATGAAAGTTTTGCAAAATTTAAACTAA
- a CDS encoding DUF4835 family protein — MKRFIGLLLVLVPFVANSQELRCNVSVNSQRIQGTNRLLFQNMQTAIYEFMNNTPWTNHVYGFDERIECSIMLNITEQIGSDEFKGTIQIQSRRPVFNTSYNTTMLNFQDNNLHFRYREYEKLEFSESSHLSNLTSILAFYAYIIIGLDYDSFSKLGGTEYFQKAERIVNNAQNAVERGWKAYEGNRKNRYWMIENLLNPKYQPLREALYRYHRLGLDVMSEKAAEGRVEIAESLALLQRVYREKPDPYLFALQLFFDAKNEELVNIFSESYPTEKARVVNILTEIDNPNAAKYKRIIEQNTQ, encoded by the coding sequence ATGAAAAGGTTTATTGGCTTACTTTTAGTGTTAGTACCATTTGTGGCAAACTCGCAGGAACTGCGATGCAATGTCTCCGTAAACTCTCAAAGGATTCAGGGTACCAACAGGCTGCTATTCCAGAACATGCAAACTGCCATTTACGAGTTCATGAACAACACTCCGTGGACCAACCATGTTTACGGATTTGATGAGCGTATCGAGTGTAGCATCATGCTCAACATAACCGAGCAGATAGGCTCCGATGAGTTTAAGGGAACCATTCAGATACAATCACGTCGACCGGTATTTAATACATCGTACAACACTACGATGCTCAATTTTCAGGATAATAACCTTCACTTTCGGTATCGCGAGTACGAGAAGCTAGAGTTTTCAGAATCATCGCACCTCAGCAACTTAACTTCCATCCTTGCGTTTTACGCATATATCATTATAGGGCTGGACTACGATTCATTTTCAAAACTAGGAGGAACAGAGTACTTTCAGAAAGCCGAACGCATTGTAAATAATGCTCAAAATGCTGTTGAACGAGGCTGGAAGGCCTATGAGGGAAACAGAAAGAATAGGTACTGGATGATTGAGAATCTCCTAAACCCAAAGTATCAACCCTTGCGCGAGGCCCTTTATCGCTACCACCGATTGGGATTAGATGTGATGAGCGAAAAGGCAGCTGAGGGAAGAGTTGAGATTGCCGAATCGCTTGCTTTGCTTCAGCGAGTTTACCGCGAGAAACCCGATCCCTATCTTTTCGCCCTGCAGCTGTTTTTTGATGCTAAAAACGAGGAACTTGTCAATATTTTTTCAGAATCGTACCCAACCGAAAAAGCTCGAGTGGTAAATATCCTTACAGAAATTGACAACCCAAACGCTGCAAAGTATAAGCGTATAATAGAACAGAATACACAGTAA
- a CDS encoding aminotransferase class I/II-fold pyridoxal phosphate-dependent enzyme, which produces MGPIGQWQQYSHGYFSFPKLEGEIKPRMIFRGKEVLTWSLNNYLGLANHPEVRKADAEAAAKYGMAYPMGARMMSGQTNKHEELEQKLAKFVGKESAYLLNYGYQGMVSIIDTMLNRNDVVVYDSESHACIIDGLRLFPGKRFVFQHNDMDSCRKMLQHATKTAEKTGGGILLITEGVFGMAGDLGNLKAIVDMKKEFNFRILVDDAHGFGTMGKTGAGTPEHFGVQDDIDLYFATFAKSMAGIGGFVASNEKVIRYLAYNMRSQIFAKSLPMPMVFGALKRLELLQTQPELKENLWKVVNALQTGLKEMGFDIGKTESPVTPVYMKGGIPEAANMVYDLRENYGIFCSMVVYPVIPKGQILLRLIPTAVHTLDDVKETINAFAAVRGKLLAGKYDKEKIAQI; this is translated from the coding sequence ATGGGCCCAATAGGCCAATGGCAGCAGTATAGCCATGGCTATTTTTCATTCCCAAAACTTGAGGGCGAAATTAAACCCCGTATGATTTTCCGTGGGAAAGAGGTTTTAACATGGAGCTTGAACAACTACTTGGGTTTAGCCAACCACCCTGAAGTTCGCAAAGCCGATGCTGAAGCTGCCGCAAAGTATGGCATGGCGTACCCGATGGGAGCCCGCATGATGAGCGGTCAAACCAACAAGCACGAGGAACTTGAGCAAAAACTTGCAAAGTTCGTAGGCAAGGAATCAGCTTACCTGCTAAACTACGGCTACCAGGGTATGGTTTCCATTATTGATACCATGCTTAACCGTAACGATGTGGTTGTATACGATTCCGAGTCGCATGCTTGTATTATTGATGGGCTTCGCCTTTTCCCAGGTAAACGGTTTGTATTCCAACATAACGACATGGATAGCTGCCGCAAAATGTTGCAGCATGCAACCAAAACCGCTGAGAAAACCGGTGGCGGAATTCTCCTGATTACCGAAGGCGTATTTGGAATGGCCGGTGACCTTGGTAATCTTAAGGCTATTGTTGACATGAAGAAGGAGTTTAACTTCCGCATTCTGGTTGACGATGCACATGGTTTTGGAACCATGGGTAAAACAGGTGCCGGTACCCCAGAACACTTTGGCGTGCAGGACGATATTGACCTTTACTTTGCAACTTTTGCCAAAAGCATGGCAGGCATTGGTGGTTTTGTAGCATCGAATGAAAAAGTAATACGCTACCTAGCCTACAACATGCGTTCGCAAATCTTTGCTAAGTCGTTACCCATGCCTATGGTATTTGGTGCACTTAAGCGTTTGGAACTGCTACAAACCCAACCAGAGCTCAAGGAAAACCTTTGGAAGGTTGTCAATGCGCTTCAAACGGGATTAAAGGAAATGGGATTTGATATAGGCAAAACTGAATCGCCAGTAACCCCCGTTTACATGAAAGGTGGAATACCCGAAGCAGCAAACATGGTTTACGATTTGCGTGAGAACTATGGCATTTTCTGCTCCATGGTGGTTTACCCTGTGATTCCAAAAGGACAAATCCTGCTCCGACTTATACCTACGGCCGTACATACCCTGGACGATGTTAAGGAAACAATAAACGCCTTTGCAGCCGTAAGGGGAAAACTGCTGGCAGGAAAGTACGATAAGGAAAAGATTGCTCAGATATAG
- the coaBC gene encoding bifunctional phosphopantothenoylcysteine decarboxylase/phosphopantothenate--cysteine ligase CoaBC codes for MRLKGKHILIGVTGSIAAYKAATLIRLLVKEGAEVKVLMTPLAKEFITPLTLATFSKNPILVDFFNPENGDWNSHVDLGLWSDLYIIAPASANTIAKMATGVADNLLLTTYLSARCPVMVAPAMDLDMYRHPATQQNISTLQSRGNIIIEAATGELASGLSGKGRMEEPENILEQVVSFFLTSQRLSGVRVLVTSGPTYEHIDPVRFIGNHSSGKMGNAIALELARQGAIVDFVSGPVSQYPNHPNINIHRVTSAAEMYKAATTLFGEAKVAILAAAVADFTVENVANQKIKREADDLVLRLKPTHDIAAHLGKAKKSNQLLVGFALETANEIENAKAKLQRKNLDMIVLNSMNDPGAGFGTDTNKVTFIMRSGQVVPFETKPKDMVAIDIVNAVYEMLNKG; via the coding sequence GTGAGGCTTAAAGGAAAACATATTCTAATCGGTGTTACCGGAAGCATTGCAGCCTACAAGGCTGCAACGCTTATTCGTTTGCTTGTAAAGGAGGGTGCAGAGGTTAAAGTGTTAATGACACCCCTGGCCAAGGAGTTTATTACTCCCCTTACGTTGGCAACTTTCTCAAAAAATCCTATCCTGGTTGATTTTTTCAATCCTGAAAATGGCGATTGGAATAGTCATGTGGATTTAGGCCTTTGGTCCGATTTATATATCATTGCGCCGGCTTCGGCCAATACCATTGCTAAAATGGCTACCGGAGTAGCCGATAATCTGTTGCTTACAACTTATCTTTCGGCCCGTTGCCCGGTTATGGTAGCTCCCGCAATGGATTTAGATATGTATAGGCACCCAGCAACTCAACAGAATATCTCAACGCTTCAGTCTCGAGGGAATATTATTATAGAAGCGGCAACAGGAGAGCTTGCTAGCGGCCTGAGTGGGAAAGGCAGAATGGAAGAACCCGAGAATATTCTTGAGCAGGTTGTAAGTTTTTTTTTAACCAGTCAGCGCCTTAGTGGTGTTCGGGTATTAGTTACATCAGGGCCAACCTACGAGCATATTGATCCCGTTCGGTTTATTGGTAACCACTCCAGTGGCAAGATGGGTAATGCCATTGCCCTTGAGCTGGCTCGCCAGGGTGCTATTGTTGATTTTGTAAGCGGACCTGTCTCGCAATACCCTAACCACCCCAATATCAACATACACAGGGTAACTAGTGCTGCAGAAATGTATAAGGCAGCTACCACCCTTTTTGGCGAGGCTAAGGTTGCCATCCTTGCTGCTGCCGTAGCTGATTTCACAGTTGAAAATGTTGCCAATCAAAAAATTAAGCGCGAGGCCGATGACCTTGTTCTTAGGCTTAAACCCACACACGATATTGCTGCCCACCTTGGTAAAGCAAAGAAGAGCAATCAACTCCTAGTTGGTTTTGCACTGGAAACTGCTAACGAGATTGAGAATGCAAAGGCAAAGCTGCAACGGAAAAATCTAGACATGATTGTTTTAAACTCCATGAACGACCCTGGTGCAGGTTTTGGAACCGATACCAATAAGGTAACCTTTATCATGCGCAGTGGTCAGGTAGTTCCCTTTGAAACAAAGCCCAAGGATATGGTTGCAATCGATATTGTTAATGCTGTATACGAAATGTTGAATAAAGGCTGA
- a CDS encoding M3 family metallopeptidase has protein sequence MKRKGLLILTIGLMGTMMACTGKKGPENPFLGEYKTPFGVPPFDKIKVEHYEPAIAEGIKQQLSEIDAITANAEAPTFENTIIPLDYSGELLERVVLTMENINSANTSDELQEVLKKVSPMLSKHRDDISMNPKLFERVKVVYENMAQNNYTPEQKLLIEKTYKSFVRGGANLDSAKQAELRDINQKLSMLALQFNENLLAENNDYFIVIDKEEDLAGLPESVKAMGAEEAKSRGMEGKWVYTIYKPSMIPFLTYAQNKELRDKLYYGYYMRGNNNNAHDNKNIIKQIVELRQKKAELLGYPTHAHYVLDVNMAKVPENVYNLLNQLWEPALKRAKAERDDMQKLAKAEGAKFKIGPADWWYYAEKVRKAKYDLDEEMLRPYLSLDAVRSGIFNLTEKLYGLKYVKRTDLPVYHPECEVYEVQEADGKHVGILYLDFFPRETKSVGAWCTEYRSQRIMPDGKFISPVVSIVCNFSKPTGNTPALLSYDEAETFYHEFGHALHALFSKVQYPGLRNVPRDFVELPSQIMEHWAGHKQYLKEYARHYQTGEPMPDELINKIEASGHFNQGFATTEYLAASILDMDYHTLTADKAKIEDVVAFEKASMDKIGLIPEIWPRYRSTYFAHIFSDVMGYSSGYYSYIWAEVLDSDAFEAFVESGDIFNKEIAGKFRTCVLEKGGSKDAMELYKDFRGKEPSIEPLLKNRGLN, from the coding sequence ATGAAAAGAAAAGGTTTACTAATTCTAACCATTGGTTTAATGGGAACAATGATGGCATGTACAGGAAAGAAAGGTCCAGAGAATCCTTTCCTTGGCGAGTACAAAACCCCCTTTGGTGTTCCGCCATTCGATAAAATTAAAGTAGAACACTATGAGCCTGCTATTGCTGAGGGCATTAAGCAGCAGCTGAGCGAAATTGATGCAATAACAGCTAACGCTGAAGCTCCTACCTTTGAAAATACCATCATACCGCTTGATTACAGCGGAGAACTGCTTGAGCGAGTGGTTTTAACCATGGAAAATATCAACTCTGCCAACACCAGCGATGAGCTACAGGAGGTTCTTAAAAAGGTATCGCCCATGCTTTCGAAACATCGGGATGATATCAGCATGAATCCCAAGCTATTTGAAAGGGTTAAAGTCGTTTACGAGAACATGGCCCAAAACAATTACACCCCAGAACAGAAGTTGCTGATTGAAAAAACTTACAAATCGTTTGTTCGAGGTGGTGCAAACCTTGATTCAGCTAAGCAAGCCGAACTCCGTGATATTAACCAGAAGCTCTCAATGCTTGCCCTTCAGTTCAATGAGAACCTTTTAGCAGAAAACAATGATTACTTTATTGTGATTGATAAGGAAGAGGATTTGGCTGGATTACCCGAATCGGTAAAAGCGATGGGGGCAGAGGAAGCCAAATCGAGGGGAATGGAAGGCAAATGGGTTTATACCATTTACAAACCCAGCATGATACCTTTCCTAACCTATGCACAGAACAAAGAGTTAAGGGATAAGTTGTACTATGGCTATTACATGCGTGGTAATAACAACAATGCTCACGATAACAAGAATATAATAAAGCAAATAGTAGAGTTACGCCAGAAAAAAGCTGAACTTTTGGGTTATCCTACCCATGCCCATTACGTTTTAGATGTTAACATGGCCAAAGTACCTGAAAATGTTTATAACCTCTTGAACCAGCTCTGGGAACCAGCACTTAAAAGAGCTAAAGCTGAACGTGACGATATGCAGAAACTAGCCAAAGCCGAAGGTGCAAAATTTAAAATTGGCCCTGCTGACTGGTGGTACTATGCCGAAAAAGTACGTAAGGCAAAATATGATTTGGACGAAGAAATGCTCCGCCCATACCTATCGCTCGATGCCGTTCGCTCAGGGATTTTCAACCTCACCGAAAAGCTTTACGGCTTGAAGTATGTAAAGCGTACCGACCTACCAGTATATCACCCTGAATGCGAAGTTTACGAGGTTCAGGAAGCCGATGGTAAGCATGTTGGCATACTATACCTCGACTTCTTCCCCCGTGAAACCAAATCGGTTGGAGCTTGGTGTACCGAGTACCGCAGCCAACGTATAATGCCCGATGGTAAGTTTATCTCACCGGTAGTATCGATAGTATGTAACTTTAGCAAACCAACAGGAAACACACCAGCACTCCTCAGCTATGACGAAGCTGAAACCTTCTACCATGAGTTTGGCCATGCACTACATGCGCTTTTTAGTAAGGTGCAGTACCCTGGCCTGCGCAATGTGCCCCGCGATTTTGTTGAGTTACCTAGCCAGATTATGGAACATTGGGCTGGCCATAAACAATACCTGAAAGAGTATGCACGCCACTACCAAACCGGAGAGCCCATGCCCGATGAGCTAATCAATAAGATTGAAGCTAGCGGACATTTTAACCAGGGTTTTGCCACAACCGAGTATTTAGCAGCATCGATCCTCGACATGGATTACCACACCCTAACTGCTGATAAGGCAAAGATTGAAGATGTAGTAGCCTTTGAAAAAGCCTCTATGGACAAGATCGGGCTGATACCAGAGATATGGCCCCGTTACCGCAGCACATACTTTGCACATATATTTAGCGATGTTATGGGTTACTCAAGCGGTTACTACTCATACATTTGGGCTGAGGTACTCGATAGCGATGCTTTTGAAGCATTTGTTGAAAGCGGCGATATTTTCAACAAAGAAATTGCTGGCAAGTTCCGCACTTGCGTGCTTGAAAAGGGTGGTTCAAAGGATGCCATGGAGCTGTATAAGGATT
- a CDS encoding serine/threonine protein kinase — MNMNRLEITGKHGTYLVNLADSASVLKPSGEICSTYIGSEKQSGRRVVVKRYHPWVNSASAYFWRIEREAQATSACSGLSSELIQLEGIYYLVTDYIEGVSFKELTRWRYHRKLNYYNLIYLASKALGALQKIHDAGFIHCDIKPSNIIVTDPKNIANSDVRIIDYGLARKPAEPLHSNEKALAFGLIYSAPEQVLNFWDLIDVQTDIYSMGVTLWTLFSRSEPWVVSNPLKTIHVQLTQSLPGNRRVADDLMSILLKSTSKAQLLKPPHYYTRTQLRTFLQQAKSSRYASAEEMLKHIEQLGKR; from the coding sequence ATGAATATGAATCGGCTGGAAATAACAGGTAAACATGGAACTTACCTGGTAAATCTGGCCGATTCTGCATCTGTTTTAAAGCCAAGCGGTGAAATTTGCTCTACCTATATTGGTTCCGAAAAACAATCGGGTAGGAGAGTTGTTGTAAAACGGTATCACCCTTGGGTTAACTCCGCTTCCGCTTACTTTTGGCGCATCGAGCGCGAGGCTCAAGCAACCTCTGCATGCTCGGGCTTATCCTCCGAGTTGATACAATTGGAGGGCATTTACTACTTGGTTACCGATTACATTGAAGGTGTTAGTTTTAAGGAACTTACCCGCTGGCGATACCATCGTAAGCTAAATTACTACAATCTCATTTATCTTGCTTCCAAAGCATTAGGTGCATTGCAAAAGATCCATGATGCCGGTTTTATTCATTGCGACATTAAACCATCGAATATCATTGTAACTGATCCCAAAAATATTGCAAACTCCGATGTTAGAATAATCGATTATGGTTTAGCACGCAAACCTGCTGAGCCATTACATAGCAATGAAAAAGCTCTCGCTTTTGGTTTAATATATTCCGCTCCTGAGCAGGTGCTCAATTTTTGGGATTTAATCGACGTTCAAACCGATATTTACTCAATGGGAGTTACGCTTTGGACACTATTTTCGCGTAGCGAGCCATGGGTGGTGAGTAACCCTCTAAAAACTATTCATGTTCAGTTAACCCAATCCTTACCAGGGAACCGAAGGGTTGCTGATGATTTAATGAGCATATTGTTAAAATCAACATCAAAGGCTCAATTACTCAAGCCGCCGCACTATTACACCCGCACCCAGTTAAGAACCTTTTTGCAACAAGCCAAAAGTAGTAGGTATGCTAGTGCTGAAGAGATGTTAAAGCATATTGAACAACTGGGAAAGAGGTAG
- the trxB gene encoding thioredoxin-disulfide reductase translates to MAIFKSLNTDDAKESAGKELPVENVRVLILGSGPAGYTAAIYAARANLKPVLYEGIQPGGQLTTTTEIENFPGYPEGITGTEMMEDLKKQAMRFGTDVRFGIATSTDLSKQPYRVVIDDEKVIETDALIIATGATAKYLGLESEEKFKGMGVSACATCDGFFYRGKDVAVVGGGDTACEEATYLAGLCNKVYMIVRKPFLRASKAMQDRVFNTPNITVMFEHVTKEIVGDQSGVNGVILTNTKTGEDVKIDISGFFLAIGHHPNSDIFKPWIETDEVGYIKTVPGTSKTNLPGVFACGDVQDPHYRQAITAAGSGCMAAIDAERYLGERNF, encoded by the coding sequence ATGGCGATATTTAAATCACTAAACACCGATGATGCTAAGGAATCAGCAGGCAAGGAACTGCCTGTTGAGAATGTGCGGGTTCTAATTCTTGGTTCAGGGCCTGCAGGCTATACTGCTGCAATATATGCAGCAAGAGCCAACCTCAAGCCTGTTCTATACGAGGGTATCCAGCCCGGCGGACAGCTAACTACCACAACTGAAATTGAGAATTTCCCCGGTTACCCCGAGGGTATTACAGGTACCGAAATGATGGAAGACCTCAAAAAGCAGGCAATGCGTTTTGGTACCGATGTGAGGTTTGGTATAGCAACTTCCACCGATCTGTCCAAGCAACCCTACAGGGTTGTTATAGATGATGAGAAGGTAATTGAAACCGATGCTCTAATCATTGCAACAGGAGCAACAGCAAAGTACCTTGGTCTTGAATCGGAAGAAAAGTTCAAGGGTATGGGGGTTTCGGCTTGTGCCACATGCGATGGTTTCTTTTACCGTGGGAAGGACGTTGCTGTAGTTGGGGGTGGCGATACGGCCTGTGAAGAGGCTACCTACCTGGCTGGACTGTGTAACAAGGTTTACATGATTGTCCGTAAACCCTTCCTAAGAGCATCAAAGGCAATGCAGGATAGGGTATTCAACACACCCAACATCACCGTTATGTTTGAGCACGTAACAAAAGAGATTGTGGGTGACCAAAGTGGGGTAAACGGAGTAATACTTACCAACACAAAAACCGGCGAGGATGTAAAAATTGATATTTCCGGATTTTTCTTAGCCATTGGCCATCACCCTAACTCCGATATCTTCAAACCTTGGATCGAGACCGATGAAGTTGGTTATATAAAAACTGTTCCTGGAACATCTAAAACCAATCTGCCAGGCGTTTTTGCCTGCGGTGATGTTCAGGATCCGCATTACCGTCAAGCTATTACTGCTGCCGGTTCGGGTTGCATGGCTGCCATTGATGCTGAACGGTATCTTGGGGAGCGAAACTTTTAA
- a CDS encoding phosphomannomutase/phosphoglucomutase, translating to MGAFHAYDIRGIYNKDFNKDDAYKVGFFLVDLLKTNRVLVGRDARESSDEIFEYLTRGITDAGADVYDLGLATTPMVYYATAKGNFNASVQITASHNPREYNGMKVSRENAEPVGYDTGLKVIEEKIKNGEPIVPASSKGKVIEHNIKAEYIQFLNGFKRDYSNLKIGIDCSNGMAALIIKDILGASPIYLYDELDGTFPNHEANPLIPENVVDLQNLVRANGCDVGIIFDGDADRVMFVDENGRFISPDLMIGVLGHYFLEEKGLKGNVLQDIRTSKAVGEYLSPMGATMHTWRVGRAFAANKLREIDGIYGGELAGHYYFRDFFYSDSGMLACILILNVVSKMKAMGISLSQLISRIETYANSGEINFKLERKREAMDAVREHFTSVEQPTASFDFDGYRVEFPDWWFNIRPSNTEPYLRFIAEAKTHKMLEEKVAKVREIIAKFS from the coding sequence ATGGGAGCATTTCATGCCTACGACATTAGAGGCATATACAACAAGGATTTCAATAAAGACGATGCCTATAAGGTTGGATTCTTTTTGGTTGACCTGCTAAAAACGAACCGTGTACTGGTTGGTCGCGATGCACGCGAATCGTCCGATGAAATATTCGAGTACCTCACCCGAGGTATCACCGATGCCGGAGCCGACGTATACGATCTTGGCTTGGCAACAACACCTATGGTTTACTATGCCACTGCAAAGGGTAATTTTAATGCATCGGTGCAGATTACTGCCTCGCACAATCCCCGAGAGTATAATGGAATGAAGGTTTCCCGCGAGAATGCTGAACCTGTTGGTTACGATACCGGCCTTAAGGTAATTGAGGAGAAGATTAAAAACGGTGAGCCTATTGTACCTGCTTCAAGCAAAGGGAAGGTTATTGAGCATAACATTAAAGCAGAGTATATCCAATTCCTAAACGGATTTAAACGCGATTATTCCAACCTCAAAATCGGGATCGATTGCTCCAATGGAATGGCTGCACTTATCATTAAGGATATTCTTGGGGCAAGCCCAATTTACCTGTACGATGAGCTCGATGGCACTTTCCCTAATCACGAGGCCAACCCCCTAATCCCTGAGAATGTGGTTGACCTGCAGAATTTGGTTAGGGCTAATGGTTGCGATGTGGGTATCATTTTCGACGGCGATGCCGACCGCGTTATGTTTGTTGACGAGAATGGTCGTTTTATTTCGCCCGACCTCATGATAGGCGTATTAGGTCACTACTTTCTGGAGGAGAAAGGACTAAAGGGTAATGTTTTACAGGATATACGCACCTCCAAGGCTGTGGGCGAGTATTTATCACCAATGGGGGCAACAATGCATACCTGGAGGGTAGGACGTGCGTTTGCCGCTAATAAGCTACGCGAGATTGATGGAATTTATGGTGGCGAGCTTGCAGGTCACTACTATTTCCGAGATTTCTTCTATTCCGATTCCGGCATGCTGGCTTGCATACTCATACTAAACGTTGTGAGCAAGATGAAAGCTATGGGGATATCGCTATCGCAGCTCATATCACGAATCGAGACCTATGCAAATTCCGGCGAAATCAATTTTAAGCTTGAACGCAAGCGCGAAGCCATGGATGCCGTTCGCGAGCATTTTACCTCCGTGGAGCAACCTACTGCTTCGTTCGATTTTGATGGTTACCGTGTGGAGTTCCCCGATTGGTGGTTTAACATTCGCCCTTCAAACACTGAACCCTATCTACGGTTTATAGCTGAAGCTAAAACCCACAAAATGCTTGAGGAAAAGGTTGCTAAGGTGCGCGAAATTATTGCCAAATTCAGCTAA